The proteins below are encoded in one region of Diorhabda carinulata isolate Delta chromosome 3, icDioCari1.1, whole genome shotgun sequence:
- the LOC130891622 gene encoding protein extra-macrochaetae, giving the protein MKAVVSALCTETGISAISGKIAKRKDIENEEIQMYLSKLKDLVPFMPKNKKLSKLEVIQYVIDYICDLQSALETHPAVNAFDAASALSQKKSQGAVSPRQPLGVRPSPNTILTPCEAPVLQNISSTEPLTPTERQVSC; this is encoded by the exons ATGAAAGCCGTAGTCAGTGCTCTGTGTACCGAAACCGGAATTTCCGCCATCAGCGGAAAAATCGCCAAACGGAAAGATATAGAAAACGAAGAGATACAAATGTATCTATCCAAATTAAAGGATTTAGTTCCGTTTAtgcctaaaaataaaaaactatccaAATTGGAAGTTATCCAATACGTTATTGACTATATTTGTGATTTACAAAGTGCTTTGGAAACACACCCTGCGGTTAACGCTTTCGATGCCGCCTCAGCTCTTAGTCAGAAAAAATCGCAAGGAGCAGTTAGTCCCAGGCAACCATTAGGAGTCAGACCAAGTCCCAATACCATACTCACACCCTGCGAAGCACCAGTACTCCAAAATATATCT AGTACTGAACCATTGACGCCAACCGAAAGGCAGGTATCGTGCTAA